In the Nitrospirota bacterium genome, ATTCGGGTTTTGACTTTTAGATGGAGTTTCTGTATCTTACAGAGTCATGATTGACCTTCACACCCACAGCCTGATGAGCGATGGCGAGTTACTGCCATCAGAGCTTGTTCAAAGGGCTTATTGCCTCGGTTACGAAGCAATTGCTATCACGGACCATGTGGACCTTTCGAATATTGATCTGGTTGTGCCAAAAATCGCAGAGGCAATAAAAGGCATGGAGCGGCATTTTAAAATCAAAATAATCCCGGGCGCAGAAATCACCCATGTCCCACCTCCCTTAATCAAGGATTTAGTTTTAAAGGCACGGTCTCTCGGTGCAAAGCTTGTAGTTGTTCATGGCGAAAGTATAGTGGAGCCTGTTGCCCCAGGCACTAACAGGGCAGCCATCGAAGCAGGGGCTGACATCCTTGCCCACCCGGGACATATAAGCAGGGATGATGCCATCATGGCCAGGGACAATGGAGTTGCCCTTGAGTTAACATCCAGAAAAGGTCACTGCCTGTCTAACGGACATGTAGCAAGTATAGCCAGGGAATGCGGGGCAACTATCATTATAAATACTGATGCCCACGGGCCTCAGGACTTAATAACAAAAGACTGGGCAAGGGCTATTCTCCTGAGTTCAGGCATTAAACCGCGGGATGTAGAGGGAGTTTTTGAAAACTCTAAAAATTTAGTAAACAAAATTCTTGCGAGGTCATAAATGCCCAAGGCAATCAAAAAGAGAGTCGTAAAAAAAGCAGTCTTAAAGGAAGAGGAAGTAAAGAATATCTTTATCAGTATTAGTGCCGTTCTCAGGGAAAAGAAAAAAATATTTGCATTTGCATTAATTGCCCTTATTGCCACCACCATATTTTTTACAGCCTTCCTGCTTTATCAGGTCTCCCAGAAAAAGAAGGCATACGCTATTGAGCGAGAGGCTTATAAATATTATTATGCGCTGGATATTAAAACTCCCCTGTCTCAGGAAGAGCGTTTGAAAAAGGCCACGGAACTTTATACGCAGGCAATAAAGATAAAATCAACACCGGCTGCGCAGTTTTATCTTGGAAACTGTTATTATCAGCTCGGTGATTATGCCAGTGCAATCAAAGCTTACACCGCTTTTCTGGATAAGTACCCAAGGGAAAAAAGCCTTGTCCCACTTGTATACCAGAAGCTTGCTGCCTCTTATTTAAAAGAGGGTAAATACGATGCGGCATTGAAGAGCCTCGAAAAGTTAGGACAGTTCAATAAAGGGATTTTTAAAGACACCGCCCTCATTGAGGAGGCCAGGCTCTACGAGGCCACGGGCAAACCTGATGAGGCAAAGAAAAAATACAACGAGCTCATTACTAATTTCCCTGAATCTACATGGGCCTCTGAGGCCAGGGCAAAGGCAGGGGTTAAGGCAAATGGCAGATGACGTTGTGGGCTTGCGAAACAAAAACGCCCCCTTTTACTTTCCAAAGTTAAGACCTGTCCTCCAATTTGTGCATTCGGCTGAGCGGTAATTTCACCCCCCGCATCACATCCTCGACACGAATCGCATCGAGTGTTTTTTTGCAAATCGCAACATGGTTGTCTACTAAAGGGCCCCATATCTCAGGCTGTGATAAAGAAGAGTTGAAGATACTGACTATAGGAGTGCCGACTGCAGCAGCAAGATGCATTACGCCGGAATCATTCGTAATCAACAACTTGCACTGTTCTAATAGGGCAGCAATTAGACGCAACGGTTCCTGGACAACGACAGGCTGATTTACTATACTTTCAGCAATTTTTTCGCTTATCTCCTGCTCAGATGGGCCTGAAAGGAGCAATATTTTGGCGCCATAGTTTCTTATTAAAAGATTGCAAACATTGCGAAATCGTTTCCAGTCCCAGACCTTGCCGGGATTGCTGCTTCCGGCATGAATAGCGATTATAAGATCCATTTCGGGATTCAATCTTTTGCCGATCAGATACTTTCTTGCGGCCCGGCGTTCCTCGCCAGTAACATAAACAATCGGTTTATAAAATGAAGCCGTAATTCCCTTGATAAGTTCTAAATGGTATTTGCTGGCATGCAACGGACATTTTTTATCAAATAGCTGGTCCTTGATAATAAGGTGTTTTACATTCGCAGCCCTCAGGATTCTATTGATTTCATCCTTATGTCCGCTTAGATTTATTATTAAGTCAAACTTTCGAAAAAAGTCGCTTTGATGTATTGCGTCTAATGAGAATGTGCTTTTAACGCACGGATGATTATTCAGCAGTTGGTTCGCAGGCGGTGATGTCATGACTGAGATGCGACTTTTACAGAAGAAACTGCTTAACGCTTCTAATGCCGGTATGAAAACGACCATATCACCGATTCCGCAAAAGAAAATTACCAAAATCTCTTTGATTGTGCCTATGTCCGTCCGGTTGGCTGTAGGGCGATTTTCTTCCAGCTTATGGGATATTCCGCTCGTCCATTTCCACCCGCATTCTAAAAATAAATTTTCCATTGCTCGTTTCCCCTCTTGTCTGCCTACAGCGCTATTTCATTTCCACAAGCAAATATCAAGGATGTTTTGACCTTTTGAAACGAAGAAACCACACGGGAAGGCGCCGAAAACGCAGAGAGCATTCTTCCTCTGCGCCTTCCTACGCCCTATCCCCTCTCCCCAACGGAGAGAGAGAAGAGGTGTGAGGGAATTACGGCATTTAATGCGACTATTTTGTGCTCTTTGTACAACTAATGCAGCAACCGCTGGTACACCATTTGGTACACCCTCCGGTACAGCCGCCGGTACAGCTATCGGTACACCATTTTGTGCAGCTTGCCGTACAGCCGCTGGTGCAACTAGTACATGAACTGCACGGGTCTGGATATACCGTAGTGCTGCTGGTACAGCTTTGCACACATGCAGTGGTGCAGCCGGCATCACACATGCCGGCGCTTACATCTAATTTGTCAGTGAAAACCGAGATAACCATATAGGATGTCGTTAAAAGTAAAGCCCTTCCGGATTGGTGCAAAAATGTTCGCCGAGATATATTCTCCTGCGAATTATTCTCATACTTCTTGCTCTTTTTCTCCTTCTTTTTCATTTTCCCCTCTCTCTACCTAACAATTTATTGTGTTATCTATTGCTCCAGTTGCCTTATTAGGAACGCCTTTTTTAACGGATGCTGCGGCTTCCTTTGCCAGATCCCAAAGGAGCAACTCTATAACCTTCTTTGTATAATCACAGCGGAGACTGTTACAGTACTTAACCGTTTTTCGGCTTGCCATGGAATTTTCAAGGACGGTTAACTTCCCCACAGGACAGCCTCCGCCGCAGATGTAACGCCATGCACATCCCCTGCACTCTGCCATATTATCCACATGCAGAAAATCCATCATCCAATCAAGGATGTTGTTGTCAGGGTAACTTCCATTCATGATGTTCCCCATGTAGAACCTCTTTATTCCAACCAGATAAATACACGGGTATACATCCCCGTTAACATCGACAACCGGCGTATTCCCGTAAGGGGCGCCGCATCCCCTCACTGCCCTGCCTCCGGCATGCACATGTGATGCATAAACATTGAATGGGAATAAATCCTTTGTATCCCATACCCTGCTCTTATAAACCTTAGACAACCCTTTGATTAATTTATCGGTTGAGGGGATAACGGTTTCCGGCAGGATATCTTCATCGGAATTAACCGGGTTTACCGGAACAAAGGCGCTTCCTATACCCCCTATTGATTTGTGATGTTTTGCTATCTCTAACATACAGTCCTGATTTTTTGCAGTAATAGTTGAACGCAAAGCAACCCTTAATCCCGACTTGGTAAGGCGTTTGATATTTTTTACGATGAGCGCGTGCGATGCCCTTCCGTTTTTATACGGCCTGCACTCATTGTGGATATCTTCCGGGCCGTCAATATCGCAAAGAAAGGTTATTTTATATCTCTTTGCCCATTCTATCAGGTCAGGCGGTAAGATTGTAAGATTGCTCGTTAAATGATACAGGATCTCCTTGTCTTTATATCTCTCTTTTAGATTTTTTTCGCAGTGTGTAATTACCTTTTTTGCCAACGGCCAGTTCAAAAGCGGTTCCCCTCCAAAAAATACTATTTCGAGCTTCCCGCCGGGGTTTATGCTGTCCAGGCACCTCTCTATGCTTCTATACGCTACCTCCTCTTTCATCATTAAGTTTTTATCTTTTTTGTAGGTCTTTATCCCGTTCAGGCAATAGATGCATCCAAGGTTACATGACTGCGAAAGGAGCAGATAGAGAGACATCCCATTCTTATCATCTCTTGCTTTCCTATCACGGGCCGTATCGGTCTTATCAAGACCTTTCCTCTGATCGTCCGAAGTAATAATAATCCGGTGACTTATCAGCATGTTGAGCAGTTCTGTGTCTTGAGGGTATGCCTTTTTTATCTTTTCCGCAGCGCCAAGCTCTTTGACGGATTCGAGAAACCTCTTTATATAATCTCTGCCTCTCTTGATATATAACGGTCTGGGGTCAATGGAGTTTACGAGCAGCAATTCATTCTTGCCTTTTTCCAGAACTATGAGGTTCTTAGTTAGTGTCAGGCTCGTACCTTTTAAAGGGGGCTGTTCAATTTTCATCGCTCTACCCTCCTTTTCATGCCCGAAATTTCATTTAACAGATGACAAATAACCCAGGGGCATCTGAAGAGGTCTATGCAGGTGTTACGAGCTAAGGTTTCTATTGAGCTTGCCATTCTTTGTAGAGGTTTTCACAACACCCCCCGTTTTTGACCTGCTCTTTAAAGCCTTTCTGCTTTTTTTCGAACCCATCTCATCTTTTGCAAGATGTACAACTTCTTTGGGAGGAATAAGGAGTGTATCCCCTGTTTTGAGCTTGGGGTTTTTTCCATTTAAAGAATTCATTTCAAGGACAGCCGTAGTTGATATGCCAAAGCGTCCTGCTATTTGTTTGACTGTATCTCCATTTTTGATCTTATACTCACGCCTTGCCAATAATTCGTCCGCTGCTATCGCAGCTAATTTTTCAAAAAATATCTCTTTTTTCCCTGGAGGAATTTTCACAGTGTAGCTTGAGACATTCAGGGGAGTGCACCAGCGCCTGAGCTCCGGGTTTAATGCCTTAATCTCCTCAACAGTAGTCTCAGCACATTCTGCAATTACAGAAATGTCTATCGGCGAGTCAATTACAACCTCATCGTATAACAGGGGTTCGTGATAGTCAATATCCTGAAAGCCGAAACTCTCAGGGTCTTTCGCTATGGCAGTTGCAGCAATGTAGTAGGGGATATAATTTTTTGTCTCCCTTTTTATGTGTTTCGTCTTTCTCAATGCCCAGAAGTCATCGGTTTTACTTTTACTAAGGGCCCTCATTATTTTCCCCTCTCCTGCATTGTATGCTGCGAGGGCGAGGTTCCATGAGCCAAATATGTCATAAAGGTCTTTCAGATACTCGGCAGCGGCGACAGTTGACTTTATCGGGTCCCGCCTTTCGTCCACCCACCAGTCTATCTTCAGGCCATATCTCTTTGCAGTTCCTGCTATGAATTGCCAGTAACCCACCGCCTTTGCCCTGGAATATGCGCGAGGGTTAAAGCCGCTTTCAATCAATGGAAGAAAGGCGAGGTCCTCTGGAAGGCCTTTTTCTGCAAATATCTCCATCATTACAGGCAGGTATCTCTCAGAGCGGGCAAGCCACAAGCTGAATTTCTCTCTTATCCTCTCTGAAAAATAAAGCAGGCTGTTTTCCACTGCCTTATCATAACCATGAACCTCATAAAGTGCCTTTATTGCATCTCGGGGAGTCGAGTCTCCGACTTTCTGTGAATCCTCGGCCTTTGCCCCTACTTCCGCAGGGGCTGTTGATGTTAAACCAGACGGGGATCCTCCTTCAATTGCTAAGCTTATGTCCCTCTCCGGGGTATTATAACTCAGCTTTACTCCTTCATGCGCGGTTGGGGGCGGTAATGTGGCGGTCTCTTCAGCCGTGCTTATCTGCACCGTATCAGCATATGAGCTCGCATTAAATATAAATAATACTATAAAAAAGGCATAAAAAAGCCTTCCCATAGCCCATAATTTAGCCTCCGAACAGGCTTTTGTCAAGAAGAAATTGATTATGATTAAAGTACGCATCTCTTACCCACTTCTTTATCGCCCCTTTGGAATCTCTTGAGCGATTAGTTTAGCAAGAGGTATACCGAAAAATAAAACCTTATAAAATAAGTGGTTAGACAATACCAATACCCAAAGTGTAAAGATTTACGACAGCAATAAGCCTGATAGACGCTGCATTTGAACTGTTTTTTATCATACCAGCCTGCCTTTCTCTATTAATTTTTCCGATACCCCATCTTTATGTGTAAGGGTAAGTGTTGGTTTAAAAAAGACAAAATCCTGATGAAAGGGTGTCCTGACCATACCGCCAAAGGAGCTATTGTCTCCAAGGGCTATATGGACTGTCCCCCGTATTTTTTCTGATTCCAGTATGTTATTAGGCCTTGTGGCCTTCTCATTGGTCCCTATGCCGAGTTCTGCTATACTTGCATTTTCTGGCCTTTCAGAAAGTTTGGCCCGAAGAAAATCCGCATACTCTTCTTCTCCATCAATTTCAACTACCATCCCGTCTTTAACCTTGAGCGTAATCGGGGTTTCAAGTGGCCTTGTTGGTGCCCACTCAAGCACAAGAGTGCCATTGGCTGTGCCTTCGAGTGGCGCAAGAAATACCTCTCCTGCTGGTAAATTTCCAAAGGAGCCTGGTTTTGTAAGAATCCCTGTATCGCTGAAGGCTTTCCTCCCTTTTTTAGAAAGTATAAGATGTGTGCCGTTTGGAGTCCGAATTTTTATCAAAACCCCCTTGTTTACTTTTGCCGCTATTTTCTTTGTCCTCTGCGATAGGGCCTTCCAGTCAACCCTCATAGAGCCTTCAAACATCGTTGCATCGAAAAGGGGCATGCTTGCATAACGGGTACCGCAGAGACGGGTAATAAAGTCCCTGAATTTTGTATGGCTTGTCGAGTAATGGGAAAGGGCTATTATTACATCCACTGCCTCTTTTTTATACCGCTTAATAATCCGCTCTGCCTCTTTTAGCTGCCCATCGTCAGCTTTTTTACTGAGAATGGGTTTTAATAACTGCCTTTGTTTGAGGGCCGTTATGGTTTTTCCTCCAAATGCCTTAGCCCAGAGGGTCTCCGGGGGTTCCACACCATGGCTGCCTGTGGATTTAAGTTCTACATACGATATTTTTGATGTAAAGGGTCTTCCGAGTTCTGCGGTAAGCCTTGCGATGTCTTTAAGCCTTGAACTGAAGTCATCAGTGAAAACCAGGACACGCTCTCCCTTTTTTACACCGAGGTTAACCCTGTAGATATTTACAACTGCCTCATTCAGCATTTAAATATCTCTTTTGATTTTAGGTGTCACAAATATCAAGAGCTCTCTTACGGCTTCTGTTTCTGTCTTGCTTTTAAACAGCCACCCCAGAATTGGTATTTTTGAAATCCATGGGATTGCCCTCTCTGTTGAAACATCACTCTTTGTAAATATTCCTCCTATAACGATTGTCTCTCCATCTTTTATCATAAGGTCTGTTTTTGCCTCTCTGGTAATGATAGCTGGAAAGCCCTGGATAGTCCTTGTAAAGTCAAACTCGTCTTTCTTGGTAACTATGTTGAGCATTATATAGCCGTCTTGAGTTATCTGGGGTGTTACCTCCAGCTTCAGTGTGGCTTCTATTTCTTCTGTTGTAGTGGTTGTTGTGCCGCCTGTTACTATTATTGTATCGGCTGCTGCTGTTACTATCCTGATTTTTGTGCCTGTAGAGATTGTTGCCTTTTTGTTGTTGGCAGTTAATATCCTTGGATTTGAAAGGATTTTCCCTTCACCGCTCTGCTCAATTGCTGATATCTTGAGGGCGAGGGTCAGGCTGCTGGCGACATTGCCAAACCTGATCGCCCCAAATGGCGATGCAGTAACTTCTGGCAGCGCGGCCGGTAAATTTATTGCAAAGGAATCAGTCCCGGTATCACCTTTTATGGTTACGCCGCTTTTGCTGTAACTGCCTCCCCATTGGATTCCAAGGCTCTGCCCGAAGTCTTTGTTTGCCTCCACAATTTTTGCATCTATCATTACCTGGGGAGGTTGCGTGTCCAGGGTCTTTATAAGGGCTTCAACCCTGGGCATATTCGCTGGAATATCTTTAACTACAAGGGTGTTGGTCCTCGGGTCAGAGATGAGGTCTCCTTTTTTACTCAGGACCTTTTTTATAACTCCCTCTAACTCTTTTGGGTTGGCAAAACTTACAACAAATGTCCTTGTAATAAGGCCTTCCTCTTCCCTGCCAACCTCAGTAAAAGTCACAACCCTGATTATATTATCCTCTTTAATATAGGTCAGGCCTTTGCTTCTCAAGATTGAATCAATTGCATCCCAGAGCGGTACCTTCTGGAGGCTTACTGTTACCTTTCCTGTGACCTTGTCATCGACAATTATGTTTAAATTGTGTTCCTGCCCCAGTGCCCTCATGACATCCCTTATCTCTACATCCCTGAGCTCCATTGAAACTACAGGGCCCCTGTCAGCAGCATTGGCTAAGGAGAAATTCAAAATAAAAAATGCAAGAGGCAAAATTAATTTTAAATTTTTAATTCTCATCAGGTTTCTCCTCTTTTTTCTCCTCCTTTTTAGGGCTACCTTCATAAACAAACTTCTCGATTGTCAGCTCTGTCTTCGCCCCCTTACGGTCAAAAATAACCCTGTCCCGCATGATATCAGTAAGTAAAAGCCCGTCTATCATATCCCCTTTTCTCAAAAAATTTCCATTGATTATTGCCACGGATTTCTGACCGTTGGAGATAATCCCATTAAGCCGGACCCTTGCAGGAAGGGCTATCCCCTCCCTTTCTGGCCCTTTTCCGTCGATCTCCCGGACAAAGGGGTCTCTTCCCCAGTGGAGAGTTTTCTTCTCATTAAGGGCCTGGATATTTATATCGGAGAGGCCCTCAGCCCAGCACATATTAAAACTCAAAATTAAAAATGCAAAATGCAAAATTAAGGGAAAAGTCCACACCCTTAATTTTTTCATTGCTTCCTCACATAGGTTGCTGCGCTGAGCACTGCAACCCCAAAGGGATACAGGGCATCGGTTGTCTCATACCTTAGCTCCTGCACCCTGACAGCCTGCTGTGTTGCCTCCAGTCTATCAAGAAACTCGTATAGCTCCCTGTACCTTACTTTTAATTCCATTTTTATTGTCAGCTCTAAAAAATCCCCTTTGTCCACAATTGCTTCAGGCTGAAGGGAGACAAAGTCCACCCTCGCTACCCGCGCCTCTTTACCTATTTCTTGCAGAAGCAGCGAAAGTTTTTCGCTCCGGGGCACAGATAAATCACGCACTGGCTTTATCTTTCTTGTCTCCACCGCTGACCGCAACGCAGCTACCTGCGCATTAATAGCTGCTATTTCAGCCCTCGTCGTGTCTGCCTCCTGTTTGATTTTTCCCAGTTTTTTAGCCGGCATAGCATAGAAAAACTGATACGGTAAGATTATCACAAGGAAGGCAGTAACAACTAATAATATTTTCCTTTCACTACTTGAAAGCCTGCTGTATACAGATTTCAGCTCCATCTCATCCTTGCCTTTACGCCAAAACTAACGCCTCTGTCGCCCTTCTGTGAATAAAGTATCTCGAGTCCATAAAAAAATTTTGATGATTCAAGGGCAGAGATAAAATCTGCAACCCCTGCATGGTTTGTTGTAACCCCTTTAAAAGTCATTGCCTTCATCCCGGTTGCTTTTTCTTCTGTGGACTCTATTGATGAAAGCCACACGTCTTTCGGTACAATCAGGCTCAATTCTCTGAGAAACTCGGCCCAGGGGAGTTTTGCCTTTGCTATAAAAATCTCTCCGGGCACGGCCTCTCCGGGGAACTGAGCTTGCAGGCTGTTTAATTCCATGCCCAGCATCTGTTTCTGGTTTCTGAGTGCCTCTAAGTTTTTTTCTATTTTTCTTGTCTGAATCTGGTTATAGACTCCGAAGCCTGCCATGAATACGATATAAAGCGCCACGGCAGCTCCTGCATAAACAGCCCTTGCCGGTAGTCTTCGTTTCTCTGCTTCTGCTGGCAGAAGGTTGAGATATTCTTTCATCTTTTCCTCATTGCCAGACCGAGGGCGACTGAAAATCTCGGGCCAAGCGCTCTTATTTCTTCATTTTTAAGTTTTATGCCGTTAAAAGGATTCCGCACCAGAACAGGAAAATCAAAAAGGCCAGCTAAGTAATCCTTCAGCCCAGGCACCAGGGCTATCCCGCCTGAGAGAATGAGGGTTGTAAATGTGCTTTCTTTAAAGTTTGCCTTGTAATAGTCCATTGACCGGTATATCTCTGTTGCTAACCTGTCAACAGGGCCTTTCAATTCTTTTTCCATTCCCTGCAGTAGCCTTTCTTCTGCATTCGTGACACCAGCCTTTTCCATGGATGAGATTAAAAAGTTTCCTCCAAGTTCAATTGTCCGCGTCATTCTCAAAATGCCGTCTTTTAGTATATCTATCTCTGTTTTTAAGGCGCCAATGTCGGCTATTACTACGTTCCCCTCCTGTGCATCCTTTATCAAGGCCCTTCCCAATGCAAGAGGAGTTACATCCACTGTGGTTATTTTCACTCCTGCTTCCTGTAACGGTCTTATCCAGTTCATAACTGTAGTTTTTTCTGTCGAGGCAAATGTTACTGTTATGCCTTCTGTTGTTTTTTTTGCAATAAAATCAAATATGATATCCTCAGAAGGCCCTCTGCCCTGTGCCTCTGCGGGAGATGGTAGATATTTTTTTGATTCCCACCGCACTGCTTCTTTTAATTCATTCATCGGCATTACAGGAAGAGTGATAGTCTTTATATAAGCTTTATCTCCTGGAAGACAGGTCTTAATATCCGCGCCATATATTTTTATTTTCATAAAAAAGTCTTTTAGCGATTTTATGAGTGCCCCTGTATCCTGGCGGTCTTCTTTTGTCAGGTTTTTAAAGGCAGCGAGTGTAATTGTTTTTCCATTAACTCTAACGGCTTTTACAGCGCTGCTACCGAGGTCGACACCTATGGAGGTTTTTTGAATGAGGATCATTTAAGCCTTTTCTGAAAATAATAAGCCATAAAAAACATAAAAATGGCGATTATAATCAGAGATACACCGAAGCCGATCCTGTAAGTGAATGCATGCTCATCTATCTTTGAAATTACCTTAATCGATAACTCATTTAATCTTTTAAGAAAATTGGGTGTAGTTAATAATAGAACTCCAACAGTTAAGGCTATTACACCAATAATTATTGAAATATTTGCAAGGGCCATATCTATGCCTCCTTATATATAAAGTCCTACTTTAAAATATAGAGCTAACTATATGCTTTGTCAATTAAAAAAATGTATAATAAGTGACGTTTATTATAATTATAAGATTTTTAATTGAACTCCATTATTCTTTAAATCTATTTATTATAAGTTTTAGATCTTTTAAAGATTAAGATTATGAGTTGTGAAACTGTTAATATTTTGATAAAAGCTAACTAAAAACTTAATTCAGGCGCGTGAGTGATGTTTGTAAGTCAGGTATGTTCTCTTGACAAACAACAGGTGCTATGATAAGTTTTTGAGTTCTCAAAAACCACGGAGGTTGTAGAAATGCTTAAACGTTATTTGTTAGCGCCTGGTCCTACGCCAATTCCACCAGAAGTATTAATGGAAATGTCTATGCCTATAATTCACCATCGATCCACAGATTTTATACCTGTCCTCGATGCAGCAAAGAGAGGACTTCAATGGCTATATCAGACAAGGAATGAGGTTTTAATCCTCTGTTCTACAGGCACGGGGGGGATGGTTGGTTCTGTGAATAACTTTTTCAGCCCTGGAGACAAGGCCATTGTAATAAATGGCGGGAAATTTGGTGAACGCTGGACAAAAATCTGTCAGGCCTATGGACTGCAGGTGCAGGAGATAGAAGTAGAATGGGGGTATGCAGTAAAACCATCACTGGTCAAAGAGGCACTGGAAAAAGACCCGACCATAAAAGGTGTGTTTGTCCAGGCATCAGAGACATCCACCGGGGTTTACCATGACATTGAGGCATTAGGCGATATAGTAAAGAAATACGGAAACACCTTATTTATAGTGGATGCGATATCAGCATTAGTGGCCCATGACCTCAGAACTGATGAATGGGCAGTAGATGTAATGGTTGGCGGTTCTCAGAAAGGTGTAATGCTTCCACCAGGACTTGCCTTTGTGAGTATAAGTGAAAAGGCATGGAAGATGGCTGACAGGGCAAAGGCGCCAAAATTTTATTTTAATTTTAAAAAGGAGAGAGAGGCCCTTGCCAAAAACCAGACTAACTTTACCTCGGCAGTGACCCTTATAATAGGGCTGAACAGAAGCCTGGAAATGCTTCAGAAAGAGGGCATTATAAATGTCTTTCAAAGGCATGCAAAGCTTGCCCATGCAACAAGGGAGGCAATGAAGGCAATAGGCCTTAACCTTTTTGCAAAGGAATCCCCGTCAAATTCGGTAACAGCAGTGCTTGCTCCGGAAGGCTTCGATGGCCAGGAGATATATAAAAACCTGAGAGACAAATACGGCATAACTGCAGCCGGTGGCCAGGGGCAGGCAAAAGGGAAAATATTTAGAATAGCCCACCTGGGTTATGCTGACACCTTTGATGTTATAACTGCGGTGGCAGGGGTGGAGATGGTGCTCAAAGGCATGGGATATCCCGTAAAACTCGGCTCTGGCGTTGCAGTGGCAGAAGAGCTGCTACTGCAAAAGTAATAATCTCAAAAAATGTTTTAACCACAGAGACACGGAGAAAACCATTGTAAAATTATCATTGCAAATTTGATATTTGAAATGCTAACAGCCTGTTGATAAAGTATTTTATACATGCTATAACTTGTCATTCCTGCGAAAGCAGGAATCCAGAAGTTATTGATTTTATAAAGACTGGATTCCCGCTAAAAACATGCGGGAATGACACTTATCGGTATTTTTGAGTTTTTCAACAGGCTGCTAAATGTTAATTTTGCAATTTTCTGTGCCTCGGTGGTTTTCGAAATGCATTATTTGGGATAATATAGATACATATCTGGAGGATAAATGAAGGTTCTTGTCAGCGACAGCATATCCCCCAAGGGGGTTGAGATATTAAAAAAGGCTGGCCTTGAAGTTGATGTTAAAACAGGGCTCAGCCCGGAAAAGCTAAAGGCAGAAATTGGTAAATACGATGCCCTGATTATAAGGAGCGCCACAAGGGTTACTGCTGATATCCTCGATTCTGCAGAAAAACTGAGAGTCATTGGTAGGGCTGGCTCCGGCCTTGATAATGTAGATAAAGTTGCTGCCACAAAAAAAGGCATCGTTGTTATGAATACTCCTGGTGGAAATACAATTACAACTGCGGAGCACACAATAGCCCTCATGCTCTCCATGGCAAGGCAGATTCCGCAGGCAACGAGTTCGATGAAGGCTGGGAGATGGGAAAAGAAAAAATTTATAGGCGTTGAACTCTTTAACAAAAACCTCGGTATTATAGGGCTTGGCAATATTGGCACGCACGTAGCCAAAAGGGCACAGGCGATGGAGATGAACGTCCTTGCCTATGACCCGTTCCTGAGCGAGGAGAAGGCGCGAACTCTGGGGGTCAAGCTTGTTGAGCTTGAAGAATTAATAAAGGAATCGGACTTTATTACAATTCATACGCCTTTGACAGAGGAGACAAGAGGGCTTATAAATGCAGAGAGGATAAGCAGGATGAAGGATGGTGTTATGCTGATAAACTGTGCAAGGGGCGGAATTGTAGACGAGAAAGCCCTCTGCGATGCCCTTAAATCAGGCAGGGTTGCTGCGGCTGCTCTGGATGTTTTTGAAAAGGAGCCACCCGGGGACAGCTCCCTTCTCG is a window encoding:
- a CDS encoding phosphoglycerate dehydrogenase, which produces MKVLVSDSISPKGVEILKKAGLEVDVKTGLSPEKLKAEIGKYDALIIRSATRVTADILDSAEKLRVIGRAGSGLDNVDKVAATKKGIVVMNTPGGNTITTAEHTIALMLSMARQIPQATSSMKAGRWEKKKFIGVELFNKNLGIIGLGNIGTHVAKRAQAMEMNVLAYDPFLSEEKARTLGVKLVELEELIKESDFITIHTPLTEETRGLINAERISRMKDGVMLINCARGGIVDEKALCDALKSGRVAAAALDVFEKEPPGDSSLLGLDNLICTPHLGAATAEAQENVAIAVAEQIVDYLIFGTIRNAINFPSVPADVLPRLQPFINLAERLGSFLAQNFEGGIEEVTVEYKGEVAELLLAPITVAALKGLLTPILEETVNFVNAPLIAKERGIVVRELTTKDAGDYHSMVVLKIKAGPRESAVAGVLHGKKDPRIVRVEDFAVEVVPEGEMLVLLNNDRPGVIGNIGTLLGKNNINIARMQFGREKPGGKAISVISIDSPASKNILTEIRKLPNVLSVKQIHLPG